In the Clostridium beijerinckii genome, one interval contains:
- a CDS encoding S-ribosylhomocysteine lyase: protein MEKIASFTINHLELLPGVYVSRQDKFGDTVLTTFDIRMTRPNFEPTMNTAEMHAIEHLAATFLRNHKDYADKTVYFGPMGCRTGFYLILHGDYKSKDIVPLLTELYKFMAEFEGDIPGASAKDCGNYLDMNLPMAKYLANKFLNDILLNITEKNLVYPN, encoded by the coding sequence ATGGAGAAGATAGCAAGTTTTACAATTAATCACCTAGAATTACTTCCTGGTGTATATGTCTCAAGACAAGATAAGTTTGGTGATACAGTTCTTACGACTTTTGATATTAGAATGACTAGACCAAACTTTGAGCCAACTATGAATACAGCAGAAATGCATGCAATTGAGCACTTAGCTGCTACATTCTTAAGAAATCATAAAGATTATGCAGATAAAACAGTTTATTTTGGACCAATGGGATGTAGGACAGGCTTTTATTTGATTTTACATGGTGATTATAAATCTAAAGATATAGTTCCTCTACTTACAGAACTATATAAATTTATGGCTGAATTTGAAGGAGATATTCCTGGTGCTTCTGCTAAAGATTGTGGAAACTATTTAGATATGAATTTACCAATGGCAAAATATTTGGCAAATAAATTTCTTAACGATATCTTATTAAATATAACCGAGAAAAATTTAGTTTATCCTAATTAA
- a CDS encoding ACP phosphodiesterase: MNYLAHIYLADNSEENMLGNFLGDFVNKSLENEFEQSIRKGIIMHKKLDTFTDSHPDFLRSRKRISKSNRRLAGVLIDIFYDHFLAKNWKDYSSISLEEYADNFYKILRKFSYCLPDKLLRRMNYIIEENWLISYRDIHGIQTAVDRIATRFVNTRHPLVNPIEELINNYEGLESDFKCFYPHAIDYSNKLKIIL; the protein is encoded by the coding sequence ATGAATTATTTAGCACACATATATCTCGCAGATAATAGCGAAGAAAATATGTTAGGAAATTTCTTAGGGGACTTTGTAAATAAGTCTTTGGAAAATGAATTTGAACAATCAATAAGAAAAGGGATTATTATGCATAAAAAGCTTGATACCTTTACGGATTCACATCCAGACTTCCTAAGGAGTAGAAAAAGAATTTCAAAAAGTAATAGACGCTTGGCAGGTGTATTGATTGATATATTTTATGATCATTTCTTAGCTAAAAATTGGAAGGATTATTCCTCAATATCATTAGAAGAGTATGCTGATAATTTTTATAAGATACTTAGAAAGTTTTCTTACTGTCTGCCAGATAAGTTATTAAGAAGGATGAATTATATTATAGAAGAAAACTGGCTCATTTCTTACAGAGATATACATGGCATTCAAACAGCAGTTGATAGGATTGCTACAAGATTTGTCAACACAAGGCACCCATTAGTAAATCCTATAGAGGAGTTAATTAATAATTACGAAGGTCTTGAAAGTGACTTTAAATGTTTTTATCCTCATGCAATTGATTATTCAAATAAGCTTAAAATAATTCTTTAA
- a CDS encoding OPT/YSL family transporter: MNNKLSKDAYGGVAGKSYVPYISNGSKSGGNVSVLIIGIILAVLFAASTAYSGMKSGLTVAAGIPGSIIGSGFIAVFAKQKGILGKNLVQGMSSGGESVASGVIFVLPAILLIGSKVSFIEGFSVGAAGVLFGIGIASLVYNYLIVEEHGKLMYPESMAISETLVASEGAGESMKFMGIGFGIGGIITVITSSFLNLVNNVISYVNESFYKWKFEVEVNPLLLGIGFIVGMEVSLTMFAGAILANFGIMPLIGYFSSLGRDGGSVWNNPNVAINAMQVKDIAGSYVKYIGAGMMLSGGLIGAIKLIPTIISSIKETLNAKASNSGKSSSVENMILLGGIILGFVGGFVASNGNIVMAILASILSMFLSLLFVIVSGRLTGTIGTSNLPVSGMTIASIVIVTSLFVVMGWKSPESNKSLLLFGTFIVTAISVAGGYSQSQKVTFVIGGDKREMEKYFAIAGILGVAVVVGTILLLSDQLAITGDNVPFALPQANLMSTLTAGIMSGQLPWVMVIAGVVMGLVLFMLNLPIMAVAIGFYLPISTTTIILAGALVRLFIEKNSKSEKEKEAKVSNGISLSSGLVAGGSILGLIGIIFQISGLVGGAEPSGFAASNGMAFILLIVLVIATAIPILKSKVKNAGK; encoded by the coding sequence ATGAATAATAAATTGTCCAAAGATGCATATGGCGGTGTAGCCGGCAAGAGCTATGTTCCATACATTTCTAACGGTTCGAAGTCGGGTGGAAACGTTTCAGTTTTGATAATCGGTATTATATTGGCTGTTCTATTTGCAGCATCAACGGCCTACTCGGGAATGAAATCAGGACTTACAGTTGCTGCTGGTATACCGGGATCTATAATAGGGTCTGGGTTTATAGCTGTATTTGCAAAGCAAAAAGGCATACTTGGTAAAAATTTAGTTCAAGGTATGTCAAGTGGTGGAGAATCTGTTGCTAGTGGTGTAATATTCGTATTACCAGCAATTCTTTTAATAGGCTCTAAAGTTAGTTTCATAGAAGGTTTTTCTGTTGGAGCAGCTGGAGTTTTATTTGGTATAGGAATAGCTTCTCTTGTTTACAATTACTTAATTGTTGAAGAACATGGTAAATTAATGTATCCAGAATCAATGGCTATATCTGAAACACTTGTTGCTTCAGAAGGTGCTGGAGAATCAATGAAGTTCATGGGAATTGGTTTTGGAATAGGAGGTATTATAACTGTTATAACAAGTTCATTTTTGAATTTAGTTAACAATGTTATAAGTTATGTAAATGAGTCGTTTTATAAGTGGAAATTCGAAGTTGAAGTTAATCCTCTACTATTAGGAATAGGGTTCATAGTTGGTATGGAGGTTTCTTTAACTATGTTTGCTGGAGCTATACTAGCTAACTTTGGAATTATGCCATTAATAGGTTACTTCTCAAGTCTTGGAAGAGATGGAGGATCTGTGTGGAATAATCCTAATGTTGCTATAAATGCTATGCAAGTTAAAGATATAGCTGGTAGCTATGTAAAATATATAGGGGCAGGAATGATGCTTTCTGGTGGTTTAATAGGCGCTATAAAACTTATTCCGACTATAATATCTTCTATAAAAGAAACTCTTAATGCTAAAGCTTCAAATAGTGGAAAGAGTTCATCTGTTGAAAATATGATATTACTTGGTGGTATAATATTAGGATTTGTAGGTGGTTTTGTAGCATCTAATGGTAATATAGTAATGGCAATACTTGCTTCTATTTTATCAATGTTTTTATCATTATTATTTGTTATAGTTTCTGGTCGTTTGACTGGTACTATAGGAACTTCAAATCTTCCTGTATCAGGAATGACTATAGCTTCTATAGTTATTGTGACATCATTATTTGTTGTAATGGGATGGAAGAGCCCTGAAAGCAACAAATCACTACTTTTATTTGGGACATTTATTGTTACTGCTATATCAGTAGCAGGCGGTTACTCACAATCTCAAAAGGTTACTTTTGTAATAGGTGGAGACAAAAGAGAAATGGAAAAATACTTTGCAATAGCTGGAATTCTAGGTGTTGCAGTGGTTGTTGGTACTATATTATTACTTTCAGATCAACTTGCAATTACTGGTGATAATGTTCCGTTTGCATTACCACAAGCTAATTTAATGTCTACACTAACTGCTGGAATAATGTCAGGCCAATTACCTTGGGTAATGGTAATTGCTGGTGTTGTTATGGGACTTGTTTTATTTATGTTAAACCTTCCTATAATGGCAGTTGCTATAGGATTCTATTTACCTATATCTACAACTACTATAATATTGGCAGGAGCATTGGTACGTCTATTTATAGAAAAGAATTCTAAATCTGAAAAGGAAAAAGAAGCTAAAGTTTCAAATGGTATAAGCTTATCTTCTGGACTAGTTGCTGGAGGTTCTATTCTTGGACTTATAGGGATAATATTCCAGATATCGGGTCTTGTAGGTGGAGCTGAACCAAGTGGATTTGCAGCTTCTAATGGAATGGCATTCATATTACTAATAGTTTTAGTAATAGCAACTGCAATACCAATTCTAAAGAGTAAGGTAAAAAATGCTGGAAAATAA
- a CDS encoding PqqD family protein: MLENNKDVLELVYKISDDLEYEVDKDNIVTILLKQDHKVQRFFRKLKFRIPEYKKITLDEYGSWILLQIDGKKNVKDIGESLEAKYGDKVHPLYERLLLFLNHIDVNCHYIEKVNFQN, from the coding sequence ATGCTGGAAAATAATAAAGATGTTTTAGAATTAGTATATAAAATATCTGATGATTTAGAGTATGAAGTGGATAAAGATAATATTGTGACTATACTTTTAAAACAAGACCATAAGGTCCAAAGGTTCTTTAGAAAACTTAAATTCAGAATTCCAGAGTATAAAAAGATTACTTTAGATGAATATGGAAGCTGGATATTATTGCAGATAGATGGAAAGAAAAATGTTAAAGACATAGGAGAAAGTCTAGAAGCAAAATATGGTGATAAGGTTCATCCGCTTTATGAGAGATTATTATTATTTTTAAATCATATTGATGTTAATTGTCACTATATAGAAAAAGTGAATTTTCAAAATTAA
- the larA gene encoding nickel-dependent lactate racemase yields the protein MKEINMKYGRDKMRAFIEEENLLEIIESNDFKKSKTEDEIIAEALYNPIDSERLKDIVHEGEKVCIIISDITRSWQKPYKFLYKIVEELNEGGVKDEDIIFLSAQGTHRKQTREEHEILLGEKLSKRFEVYDHDCFDEESMTYLGETSYGTPVMLNKKAVESDHIVITGAIVYHFLVGWSGGKKSILPGIASFKTISANHSLSLNDGFGSGTRESVCSGNIIENPVHDDMMQAAAMVKPAFMFNVVMGPDGNIAGAVAGDYITAHEAGRKLVDSIDGVNIRSKSDIVIASAGGAPKDINLYQSIKTLINAKEAVVEGGTIIVLAECSEGIGEIKDINDMILNFDNMLDRERDLRENYTISKYVGYFFCETGEKYRLILVSEIDPDLLKNTKIIVVRTLEEALKISYDNNQNKNPTINLMPHGATTLPKLV from the coding sequence ATGAAAGAAATTAATATGAAATATGGAAGAGATAAAATGAGGGCTTTTATTGAAGAAGAAAATCTTTTGGAGATAATTGAAAGCAACGATTTTAAAAAGAGTAAGACAGAAGATGAAATTATAGCTGAGGCATTGTATAATCCTATTGACAGCGAAAGACTTAAAGATATTGTACATGAAGGTGAAAAAGTTTGTATAATAATTTCAGATATTACAAGAAGTTGGCAAAAGCCATATAAATTTTTATATAAAATCGTAGAGGAACTAAATGAAGGCGGAGTTAAAGACGAAGATATTATATTTTTATCTGCTCAGGGGACTCATAGAAAACAGACAAGAGAAGAACATGAAATACTTCTTGGAGAAAAGCTATCAAAAAGATTTGAAGTTTACGATCATGATTGCTTCGATGAAGAAAGTATGACATATCTAGGGGAGACAAGCTATGGCACTCCTGTTATGTTAAATAAAAAAGCTGTTGAATCTGATCATATAGTTATTACAGGAGCTATAGTCTATCATTTTCTTGTAGGCTGGTCAGGAGGGAAAAAATCTATACTTCCTGGTATTGCATCATTTAAAACAATATCAGCCAATCATTCACTTTCGTTAAATGATGGATTTGGAAGCGGGACAAGAGAGAGTGTGTGCTCGGGTAATATTATAGAAAACCCAGTACATGATGATATGATGCAAGCAGCAGCAATGGTGAAACCAGCATTTATGTTTAATGTAGTCATGGGACCTGATGGAAATATAGCTGGGGCGGTTGCTGGAGACTATATAACAGCTCATGAGGCAGGAAGAAAATTGGTGGATAGTATTGACGGCGTCAATATAAGAAGTAAATCAGATATAGTTATTGCAAGTGCAGGAGGGGCACCAAAAGACATAAATCTTTATCAATCAATAAAAACTTTGATAAATGCCAAAGAAGCGGTTGTAGAAGGAGGTACCATTATAGTACTTGCTGAGTGCAGTGAGGGAATTGGAGAAATTAAAGATATTAATGATATGATATTAAATTTTGACAATATGCTTGATAGAGAAAGAGATCTTAGAGAGAATTATACTATCTCAAAATATGTAGGGTACTTTTTCTGTGAAACAGGAGAAAAGTATAGGTTAATTTTGGTTTCAGAAATTGATCCTGATTTGCTAAAGAATACAAAAATTATTGTTGTTAGAACTTTGGAAGAGGCACTTAAAATTTCTTATGATAATAATCAAAATAAAAATCCTACGATTAACCTTATGCCTCATGGAGCGACTACGCTTCCCAAATTAGTTTAA
- a CDS encoding NlpC/P60 family protein, protein MKNKVLALILATVITTSSSIAAFAAPDNAQLDASRQKYAEIENNIKDIENKIYDLDTQMEPLQATVDKNKIEIDNINKITEKTKKDIEQYKKDINDLDLALGQRVKVMYASGDLEFNYLNFVVNSDSTTEFFSRLQAVSKIVGKDKSYIEDINNKKNELNAKIKSLDDKKAEISKLNKETQDNLNQLSQKKKEEEQLANQAKAEKSKFDEQYLSQLERDAVKYQFDIIDSSNSSSTEIQGAVNQLISIRDSQIKSPIVTKEINDKIEKGKTAAAKKKQEEDRIAAESVKQSVVASNVQSSVKSKSSQKSSSSVAAPSGGSAQAVLNEAYKHLGASYVWGATGPSTFDCSGFTEYVYEHATGIDISRTTYTQIDVGRPVSEDQLQPGDLVFPHAGHVGIYVGNGQMIHAPQTGDVVKVGPVYNFYAARRIL, encoded by the coding sequence ATGAAAAATAAGGTTTTAGCACTTATATTAGCAACAGTAATCACTACAAGTAGTTCCATAGCTGCTTTTGCAGCACCTGATAATGCACAGTTGGATGCTTCTAGACAGAAATATGCGGAAATAGAAAATAACATAAAAGATATTGAAAATAAAATTTATGATTTAGATACTCAGATGGAGCCATTACAAGCAACTGTGGATAAAAATAAAATAGAGATAGATAATATTAATAAAATTACTGAGAAGACAAAAAAGGATATTGAGCAATACAAAAAAGACATCAATGATTTAGATCTAGCTTTAGGACAAAGAGTTAAAGTTATGTATGCATCAGGAGATTTGGAATTTAATTATTTAAATTTTGTCGTTAACTCGGATTCAACAACTGAATTTTTTTCGAGATTGCAGGCTGTTAGTAAGATTGTAGGGAAAGACAAGTCTTACATAGAAGATATCAATAACAAGAAAAATGAATTAAATGCTAAAATAAAGTCATTAGACGATAAAAAAGCTGAAATTAGCAAGCTTAACAAAGAAACACAGGATAATTTAAATCAGTTATCACAAAAAAAGAAAGAAGAAGAACAATTAGCTAATCAGGCTAAGGCAGAAAAAAGTAAATTTGATGAACAGTATTTATCACAACTTGAAAGAGACGCTGTAAAGTATCAGTTTGATATAATTGATAGTTCAAATAGTTCATCAACAGAGATTCAAGGAGCAGTTAACCAGTTAATTAGTATTAGGGATAGTCAAATTAAGAGCCCAATTGTTACTAAGGAAATCAATGATAAAATAGAAAAAGGAAAGACAGCCGCGGCTAAAAAGAAGCAAGAGGAAGATAGGATTGCTGCAGAAAGTGTAAAGCAATCAGTAGTAGCTTCAAATGTACAATCAAGCGTCAAATCAAAAAGTAGTCAGAAATCAAGTTCATCTGTAGCTGCGCCATCTGGAGGTAGTGCACAAGCAGTCCTTAATGAGGCATATAAGCATTTAGGAGCATCTTATGTATGGGGAGCAACAGGACCAAGTACATTTGATTGTTCAGGATTTACAGAATATGTTTATGAGCATGCTACAGGGATAGATATTTCAAGAACAACTTATACACAGATTGATGTTGGACGACCTGTTAGTGAGGATCAACTTCAACCTGGAGATTTAGTATTCCCTCATGCTGGACATGTTGGAATATATGTTGGAAATGGACAAATGATTCATGCACCACAAACAGGTGATGTTGTTAAGGTCGGTCCAGTATATAACTTTTACGCAGCAAGAAGAATACTTTAA
- a CDS encoding DUF2809 domain-containing protein, with the protein MRVNYKYLYIFIVLFLIEVYIGAFIHDNIIRPFIGDVLVVCLIYFFIGVFTKKVSPIYVFIFACLIEIGQYFNLVSILHMEDFKIAKIILGSTFDFCDIISYLIGTILIFIYKAIEKINCKN; encoded by the coding sequence ATGAGAGTAAACTACAAATATTTATATATTTTCATAGTCTTATTTTTAATAGAAGTATATATTGGAGCTTTTATACATGATAATATAATTAGACCTTTTATTGGAGATGTATTAGTTGTATGCTTAATTTATTTTTTTATTGGAGTGTTTACCAAGAAGGTTTCACCAATATATGTTTTCATATTTGCTTGCTTAATTGAGATAGGACAGTATTTTAATTTGGTTTCTATTTTGCACATGGAAGATTTTAAAATAGCAAAAATAATTCTTGGATCAACTTTTGATTTTTGTGATATCATTTCATACTTAATAGGAACAATTCTTATATTTATATATAAAGCTATAGAAAAAATAAACTGTAAAAATTAA
- a CDS encoding KUP/HAK/KT family potassium transporter has product MKSTTKHGDVAKLSAGGVLIALGVVYGDIGTSPLYVMKSIIEGNGGLKNISENFILGSLSLIFWTITILTTVKYVLITLNADNNGEGGIFSLFTLVRNRAKWLIIPAMIGGSALLADGTLTPAVTVTSAIEGLDLIPSFRAFFGSQVDIVTIVIIILSALFFIQHFGTDLIGKMFGPIMFVWFSALAIWGIIGISHDWTLLRALSPYYAINTLFSSENKAGFFILGSIFLATTGAEALYSDLGHVGKYNIYGSWPFVKICLLLNYFGQGAWLLSARHNPTFTNMEDLNPFFQLIPSSFLIFGIIISTLAAIIASQALISGSFTLVSEAIKLNLFPRLHIMYPSSTKGQLYIPSINKFLWIVCIGIVLYFGNSARMEAAYGLSITVTMLMTTILLFNYLLKKKTPLIAAVLILVFFSAFEFSFFIANIVKFTHGGFIAALIALAILSVMYIWIKGYYIKMRLLEHVPIENYKTQLNQLRQDSDRPKYTTNLVCLTSSHDPEQIERKIMYSILDKRPKKADVYWFVNIAVTDEPYVAEYSVDTLGTLYIVRVQIRLGFRVEQKLNVFLRQISTELVENGEIKIQSRNYTTMPDRKVGDFRFLLIQEQLSYETALNFWEELILKSKLFIKRYTVSPTKWFGLENSDVDVEKVPLFIGKYDHTTLKRTPK; this is encoded by the coding sequence GTGAAATCAACTACAAAACATGGAGATGTTGCAAAACTGAGTGCTGGAGGAGTACTTATAGCACTAGGTGTAGTTTACGGAGATATTGGAACTTCACCACTTTATGTAATGAAATCAATTATTGAAGGTAATGGAGGCTTGAAGAATATATCTGAAAACTTTATTCTTGGATCGTTATCTCTAATTTTTTGGACAATTACAATTTTAACAACAGTAAAGTACGTCCTTATAACTTTAAATGCTGACAATAACGGTGAAGGTGGGATCTTTTCACTATTTACCTTGGTTAGGAATCGCGCAAAGTGGCTTATTATTCCAGCAATGATTGGTGGATCAGCATTGCTTGCTGATGGGACGCTAACTCCCGCTGTAACTGTCACTTCAGCAATTGAGGGATTGGATTTAATTCCAAGTTTTAGGGCTTTTTTTGGCAGTCAGGTTGATATTGTTACAATTGTAATAATAATATTAAGCGCTCTATTTTTCATTCAGCACTTTGGAACTGATTTGATTGGAAAAATGTTTGGTCCAATAATGTTTGTCTGGTTCTCTGCACTAGCTATATGGGGAATTATCGGTATTTCACACGATTGGACATTATTGCGTGCCCTATCTCCATACTATGCAATTAACACTCTTTTTAGCAGTGAAAATAAAGCAGGTTTTTTTATACTTGGCAGCATATTTTTAGCAACTACAGGTGCTGAAGCTCTTTACTCAGATCTTGGGCATGTTGGTAAATATAATATTTATGGTTCTTGGCCATTTGTTAAGATATGTTTATTATTGAACTATTTTGGTCAGGGAGCTTGGTTATTATCAGCTAGACATAATCCTACTTTTACGAATATGGAAGATTTAAACCCATTTTTTCAATTAATTCCATCTTCTTTTTTAATTTTTGGTATAATAATTTCAACTTTAGCGGCAATTATTGCTTCACAAGCGCTAATTTCAGGTTCTTTTACTCTTGTTTCTGAAGCAATTAAGCTAAATTTATTTCCAAGATTACATATTATGTATCCATCTAGCACTAAGGGACAACTTTACATACCTTCGATTAATAAATTTTTATGGATTGTCTGTATCGGAATTGTTCTCTATTTTGGAAATTCCGCAAGAATGGAAGCAGCTTACGGATTATCGATTACAGTTACTATGTTGATGACTACTATTCTTTTATTTAATTACTTATTGAAGAAAAAAACACCGCTCATTGCTGCTGTATTAATCCTTGTTTTCTTTAGTGCATTTGAGTTTTCTTTCTTCATTGCAAATATTGTTAAATTTACTCACGGAGGATTTATTGCTGCTTTAATCGCTCTTGCAATCTTAAGTGTTATGTATATTTGGATTAAAGGTTACTATATTAAAATGCGTTTATTAGAACATGTCCCAATTGAAAATTATAAAACCCAACTTAATCAATTGCGCCAAGATAGTGATCGTCCTAAGTATACAACAAACCTTGTATGTTTAACTAGCAGCCATGATCCTGAACAAATCGAAAGAAAGATAATGTATTCCATTTTAGACAAAAGACCTAAAAAAGCAGATGTTTATTGGTTTGTTAATATTGCTGTTACTGATGAGCCTTATGTAGCAGAATATTCAGTAGATACTTTAGGAACATTATATATTGTAAGAGTTCAAATAAGACTTGGATTCAGAGTAGAACAAAAATTGAATGTCTTTCTACGACAAATTTCAACTGAGTTAGTTGAAAATGGTGAAATAAAAATTCAATCTAGAAACTATACAACTATGCCAGATAGAAAAGTCGGAGATTTCCGTTTTCTTTTAATTCAAGAGCAGCTTTCGTATGAGACAGCTTTAAATTTCTGGGAAGAATTGATACTTAAATCAAAATTATTCATAAAAAGATATACTGTTTCTCCAACCAAATGGTTTGGCCTTGAGAATAGTGATGTTGATGTTGAAAAGGTACCTCTATTTATAGGGAAATATGACCATACAACTTTAAAAAGAACTCCAAAATAG
- the amrA gene encoding AmmeMemoRadiSam system protein A yields the protein MENILGYYLMPHPPIIIPDIGKGEEKKIEETSLACNEIGREVADIKPDTIIIITPHATMFSDAIAISDEERISGDLSQFRCTNIKMDIPIDKEFNVKLGTACHVEGIPSVLVDWELLRRYNVNYELDHGSIVPLYFINKYYNDYKLVHITYSMIGDINLYKFGMEIKNVAEELNRKAVIIASGDLSHKLKDEGPYSYSPYGELFDKALLGNLEKGDVLGAFNMNRTMISEAGQCGLNSVYILLGAMEGKEIKGELLSYQGTFGVGYGVMKLSRQHQDRNYLDELTKYKEEKLKAKLNESNSYVKLARENLNHYFSHGKSIEDISNLPKELLNERHGVFVSLKKFGNLRGCIGTIAPTTGSVGEEIIRNSIEAAMSDPRFPEVSEDEMDDIDISVDVLMDSEPCNKEDLDPKKYGVIVSLGMRRGLLLPDLEGVNTVDEQLQIACDKANIDFDEDYKIERFEVVRYKEG from the coding sequence ATGGAAAATATACTAGGTTATTATTTAATGCCGCATCCGCCAATAATTATACCAGACATAGGTAAAGGAGAAGAAAAGAAAATAGAGGAAACAAGTTTGGCATGCAATGAAATAGGGAGAGAAGTAGCAGATATTAAACCAGATACAATAATAATTATAACACCTCATGCTACAATGTTTTCTGATGCAATAGCCATATCAGACGAGGAAAGAATTTCAGGAGATTTAAGCCAATTTAGATGTACAAACATAAAAATGGATATTCCTATAGATAAAGAATTTAATGTTAAACTTGGCACTGCATGTCATGTAGAAGGAATTCCGTCAGTCCTTGTAGATTGGGAATTATTACGTAGATATAATGTTAATTATGAATTAGACCATGGAAGTATAGTACCACTATATTTCATTAATAAATATTACAACGATTATAAATTAGTTCACATTACTTACTCAATGATAGGGGATATTAACTTATATAAATTTGGTATGGAGATAAAAAATGTAGCAGAAGAATTAAATAGAAAAGCTGTTATTATAGCAAGTGGAGACCTTTCGCATAAGCTTAAAGATGAAGGACCATATTCATATTCACCATATGGAGAATTGTTTGATAAAGCTCTTTTAGGTAACCTCGAAAAAGGAGATGTTTTAGGAGCCTTTAATATGAATAGAACTATGATTAGTGAGGCTGGACAATGTGGGTTAAATTCGGTTTATATACTTCTTGGAGCAATGGAAGGCAAAGAAATAAAAGGAGAGCTTTTATCGTATCAGGGAACTTTTGGAGTGGGATATGGAGTAATGAAACTTAGTAGACAGCACCAAGATAGGAACTATTTAGACGAGCTAACAAAATATAAAGAAGAAAAACTGAAAGCAAAGCTAAATGAGAGTAATTCCTATGTAAAACTTGCAAGGGAGAATTTAAATCATTATTTTTCTCACGGAAAAAGTATAGAAGATATCTCTAATTTGCCAAAAGAACTATTAAATGAAAGACACGGTGTCTTTGTGTCTTTAAAGAAGTTTGGCAATCTTAGGGGATGTATAGGAACAATTGCACCAACAACAGGTTCTGTGGGTGAGGAAATAATAAGAAATTCTATAGAAGCAGCTATGAGTGATCCAAGATTTCCAGAAGTTTCAGAAGATGAAATGGATGATATTGATATATCTGTAGATGTTCTTATGGATTCGGAACCATGTAATAAGGAAGATTTAGATCCTAAAAAATATGGAGTCATTGTTTCTTTAGGAATGAGAAGAGGGTTATTGCTTCCGGATCTTGAAGGTGTGAATACTGTAGATGAACAATTGCAAATTGCATGTGATAAGGCAAATATAGATTTTGACGAGGATTATAAGATAGAAAGATTTGAAGTTGTAAGATATAAGGAAGGATAG
- the amrS gene encoding AmmeMemoRadiSam system radical SAM enzyme gives MGKKIPFYEEVKDKVRCRICPHNCLIDEDKFGICGVRTLESKVPIAINYGEVTSMGVDPIEKKPLYHFKPSKDILSIGSFGCNMTCSFCQNYEISQGKPQTQYINVEKLIGIIPTIENNIGVAFTYNEPFMWYEYIYDAAKGIKESNTDTSVVVVTNGYINEEPLKKLLPYVDAMNIDLKGYTNRYYNNICGAKLEPVLETIKRCSEYCHVEITTLLVSEENDSLEESRQIAEFIASVDENIPLHLSRYFPRYKMENEATKIEKITEAQNEAKKYLKHVYVGNVQGVDNNTYCDNCNELLIERNGYSTNVFIKDNKCPKCGKEINIIL, from the coding sequence GTGGGAAAAAAAATACCGTTTTATGAGGAAGTTAAGGATAAAGTGAGATGTAGGATATGTCCACATAATTGTTTAATAGATGAAGATAAGTTTGGAATTTGTGGAGTTAGAACGTTGGAATCTAAAGTCCCTATTGCAATAAATTATGGAGAAGTAACTTCAATGGGAGTTGATCCCATTGAGAAGAAACCCTTATATCATTTCAAACCATCAAAAGATATTTTATCAATTGGAAGCTTTGGATGTAATATGACGTGTAGCTTTTGTCAAAATTATGAGATATCGCAGGGGAAGCCACAAACCCAATATATAAACGTTGAAAAACTAATAGGCATTATTCCGACCATAGAAAACAATATTGGTGTTGCGTTTACTTATAATGAACCCTTTATGTGGTATGAATATATTTATGATGCTGCAAAGGGAATAAAAGAGAGTAATACTGATACAAGTGTTGTGGTTGTTACTAATGGCTATATTAATGAAGAGCCGCTTAAGAAGCTTCTTCCTTATGTAGATGCTATGAATATCGATTTAAAGGGATATACAAATAGATACTATAATAATATTTGTGGTGCAAAACTTGAGCCTGTTCTAGAAACTATAAAAAGGTGCAGTGAATACTGTCATGTGGAAATTACCACTTTACTTGTCAGCGAAGAAAACGATTCTTTAGAAGAATCAAGGCAAATAGCTGAATTTATAGCTAGTGTTGATGAAAATATACCTCTTCATTTAAGCAGATATTTTCCAAGATATAAGATGGAGAATGAGGCTACAAAAATAGAAAAGATAACAGAAGCTCAAAATGAAGCAAAGAAATACTTGAAACATGTATATGTAGGAAATGTTCAAGGAGTTGATAATAATACTTATTGTGATAATTGCAATGAACTGCTTATTGAGAGGAATGGTTATTCAACTAATGTATTTATAAAAGACAATAAGTGCCCAAAGTGTGGTAAGGAAATAAACATAATATTGTAA